In Argiope bruennichi chromosome X1, qqArgBrue1.1, whole genome shotgun sequence, a single window of DNA contains:
- the LOC129959496 gene encoding uncharacterized protein LOC129959496 produces MPQRTKKDSKHNRPSGNTGSRWHNFHFSGKLISCSVIFGFLLILVGGILLAIGMDREEENKSDDYGDLQKKPPLVFVGPVIMGIGGFTVIIGVIMCLVETKVFRRRAGDSNPLINSEGGESASRDIEAINGGSDPTAIPSDSKHYKKHQHGKKSPRKTRNGKKSHSSNEASSSSSQSSEPISISGKGSRNFLNASDTFLTPPGSFTQDDLQMQGAKRDAVNQTSASLLKSYNSSGTYSTEFQTPSASFIDSASFPSSQDSNEVPTPQLPLNIPSNLIVKSLGNARHEFLTPQNSNADVLETLEKPREVKSKEEYSPVINRHAFLTPKNSADLLEDSPPNEEVLEHMRNTLNLPDTFVSKKSPDKVATMNIVADIHEPSKQHFSDMNNALVKPSTKHSKPQEEVVHSDIKVDVLIDAIDDEVKGNTQGNISNIKDDETGESSENIKSNQNMVSENAQSVREKVDKMSNLIEKDELKANGESARSFEFTSEDNLIANDPTSKKDLSSRIDGNLDSLKKGE; encoded by the coding sequence ATGCCTCAAAGAACAAAGAAGGACTCTAAACACAACCGTCCCTCAGGCAATACAGGTTCACGATGGCACAACTTTCATTTCAGTGGAAAATTGATTTCTTGCAGTGTTATTTTTGGTTTCCTGCTCATACTTGTTGGAGGTATCCTGTTAGCTATAGGAATGGATCGGGAAGAGGAAAACAAATCAGATGATTATGGTGATCTACAGAAAAAACCCCCACTGGTGTTTGTCGGACCAGTTATTATGGGCATTGGTGGATTCACTGTAATTATTGGTGTCATTATGTGCCTAGTAGAAACAAAAGTATTTCGTAGGAGAGCTGGAGACTCCAATCCTCTCATTAATAGCGAAGGTGGAGAGTCTGCTTCAAGAGATATTGAAGCTATAAATGGTGGATCTGATCCTACAGCAATACCATCAGATTCTAAACATTACAAAAAACACCAACATGGTAAAAAATCTCCTAGAAAAACAAGAAATGGTAAAAAATCTCACTCTTCAAACGAAGCTTCTTCGTCTAGTTCTCAGTCTTCAGAACCCATAAGTATTTCTGGAAAAGGCTCCAGAAACTTCTTGAATGCAAGTGATACATTTTTGACGCCTCCTGGTTCTTTTACTCAAGACGATTTACAAATGCAAGGGGCAAAACGAGATGCTGTTAATCAAACTAGTGCCTCATTGCTGAAGTCCTATAACAGCTCTGGAACATACAGTACAGAATTTCAGACACCTTCTGCTTCTTTCATTGACTCAGCAAGTTTCCCTAGCAGTCAAGACAGCAATGAAGTACCGACCCCACAGCTTCCTTTGAACATACCTAGCAATCTTATTGTAAAATCTCTTGGAAATGCAAGACACGAATTCTTGACACCACAGAATTCTAACGCAGATGTGTTAGAAACACTTGAAAAACCTAGAGAGGTAAAATCTAAAGAGGAGTATTCGCCTGTAATAAACAGACATGCTTTTCTAACACCAAAAAACTCTGCCGATTTATTAGAAGACTCACCACCCAATGAGGAAGTATTAGAACACATGAGGAATACTTTAAACCTTCCAGATACTTTTGTGAGTAAGAAATCTCCAGATAAAGTAGCTACAATGAATATTGTAGCTGATATCCACGAACCATCAAAGCAACACTTTTCAGATATGAATAATGCTTTAGTCAAGCCGTCTACCAAACATTCAAAGCCTCAAGAAGAAGTTGTGCATTCAGATATCAAAGTTGATGTTCTAATCGATGCTATAGATGATGAAGTTAAAGGCAATACACaaggaaatatatcaaatattaaagatGATGAAACTGGAGAgtcatcagaaaatattaagaGTAACCAGAACATGGTTTCTGAAAATGCACAGAGTGTAAGAGAAAAGGTTGATAAAATGTCCAACCTTATTGAAAAAGATGAACTTAAAGCAAATGGCGAAAGTGCGCGTAGTTTTGAGTTTACATCTGAAGATAATTTGATAGCAAATGATCCTACTTCAAAAAAGGATTTAAGCTCGAGGATAGATGGCAATCTGGatagtttaaaaaaaggagaatag
- the LOC129959253 gene encoding uncharacterized protein LOC129959253: MDSLDALPSADYASLITLSPPNDASEPKKTDASDEKEAARKYDQEHIYAQVAQITPCPEIKRLPPPSKDHRKRDSSEKKVLLHNTYVLRNPSVNLIHANSTPDVNKSSSNIPNLCPNNYGSLNVTKLESNKKIILQKSETTIDPSVFSISGRRVVVSSGFKVNGVKKNENVPKELDAVSNHSEGSASLWSQSPSTDSQIELKRHKLQFCTECCSLCLFVPGTVLCVLGPWLFVPIYIIPNFSGSHFQTLILITCICSAILVFMSCLIGNVVWYRKGKDWKCLLHCGKGPKNHYWGDSLTSRALHTV; this comes from the exons ATGGATTCATTGGACGCTCTTCCATCTGCAGATTATGCATCTCTGATAACTTTATCTCCCCCAAACGATGCATCTGAACCAAAGAAGACCGATGCCTCCGACGAAAAGGAAGCTGCCAGAAAATACGATCAAGAACATATCTATGCTCAAGTTGCACAAATAACTCCATGCCCAGAAATTAAACGTCTACCTCCACCATCCAAAGACCATCGGAAACGCGATTCAAGCGAGAAAAAAGTTTTGTTGCACAACACTTATGTCCTCAGAAATCCGTCTGTTAACCTGATCCATGCAAATAGTACTCCAGACGTCAATAAATCAAGCTCAAACATACCCAACTTGTGTCCAAACAATTATGGGTCACTTAATGTTACCAAATTGgagagcaataaaaaaattatccttcaaAAATCGGAAACGACGATTGATCCTTCTGTTTTTTCCATAAGTGGCCGGCGGGTGGTTGTATCCAGTGGATTTAAAGTAAACGgtgtaaaaaagaatgaaaatgttcCGAAAGAACTGGATGCCGTTTCAAACCATTCTGAAGG AAGTGCTAGTCTttggtcacaaagtccttcaaCTGACAGCCAAATCGAGCTGAAACGCCACAAACTTCAATTCTGTACAGAATGCTGCTCATTATGCCTGTTTGTTCCGGGAACTGTCCTTTGCGTTCTGGGTCCTTGGCTATTTGTGCCTATATATATAATCCCAAACTTTTCAGGGAGCCACTTCCAAACGCTAATTCTGATTACCTGCATATGCTCGGCAATCCTTGTTTTCATGAGCTGCCTGATTGGTAACGTCGTCTGGTACAGAAAGGGGAAAGACTGGAAGTGTCTTCTTCATTGCGGGAAAGGACCTAAAAACCATTATTGGGGTGACAGTTTAACGTCAAGAGCTTTACACACTGTCTAA